A genomic stretch from Planctomycetota bacterium includes:
- a CDS encoding substrate-binding domain-containing protein — protein MADPRRIAVLFDPDALDLRRREIVRGIARYAQAHCDWQVSLEPHGHLAAPEAFHGAIATGYWGRGPALESLKCPVVMVSRGNRDQPAPRAAENRAGGGRMAAGHLADAGCRAFAYLGVAKQVESRLEWAEFHKELARRGHKAHRMLVPPNYGKQVGRRAAALKQMAAWLGGLPRPAGLLAARVGLARAAADAAARLSLRVPDDLAIVAADDDPVLCELPPALSAIHYDYEELGWRAAQALDRLMRGEASPRRANTLIPPVLVPRLSTDRAHVGDPLVAKAVGYIDRRRTERFSREALDAAGRTCDRLGPRDVAHAMGVSLRTLESRFRAARGRTVAQEIARARLAHARLCLEEGLLPLPVVARESGFGSYAAMRRAFRVLAGTTPGAVRTEAALRRLGAPEAETYRKRPRRTARVRLPRQ, from the coding sequence ATGGCGGACCCACGCCGAATCGCCGTGCTCTTCGACCCGGACGCGCTGGACCTGCGCCGGCGCGAGATCGTGCGCGGCATCGCACGCTATGCGCAGGCGCACTGCGACTGGCAGGTCTCGCTGGAGCCGCACGGGCATCTCGCCGCCCCTGAGGCTTTCCACGGCGCCATCGCGACAGGCTATTGGGGGCGAGGGCCTGCGCTGGAAAGCCTGAAGTGTCCCGTGGTGATGGTGTCCCGCGGCAACCGGGACCAGCCGGCGCCGCGCGCGGCGGAGAACCGCGCCGGCGGCGGGCGCATGGCCGCCGGCCACCTCGCCGATGCGGGGTGCCGGGCCTTCGCCTACCTGGGAGTGGCCAAACAGGTGGAGTCGCGGCTCGAGTGGGCCGAGTTCCACAAGGAGCTGGCGCGGCGAGGGCACAAGGCGCACCGGATGCTCGTGCCGCCCAACTACGGCAAGCAGGTCGGCCGCCGGGCCGCGGCGCTCAAGCAGATGGCGGCCTGGCTGGGCGGGCTGCCGCGGCCGGCGGGGCTGCTCGCGGCACGCGTGGGGCTGGCGCGGGCCGCGGCCGACGCCGCCGCGCGCCTGAGCCTCCGGGTGCCGGACGACCTGGCAATCGTGGCTGCCGACGATGACCCCGTGTTGTGCGAACTGCCGCCCGCGCTGAGCGCGATTCACTACGACTATGAGGAACTGGGCTGGCGGGCCGCGCAGGCGCTCGACCGCCTGATGCGCGGCGAGGCGTCGCCGCGGCGCGCGAACACCCTCATCCCGCCCGTCCTGGTGCCGCGGCTCTCGACCGATCGGGCGCACGTGGGCGACCCGCTGGTGGCGAAGGCCGTGGGCTACATAGACCGCCGGCGGACCGAGCGGTTCTCGCGCGAGGCCCTCGACGCCGCAGGGCGGACCTGCGACCGGCTGGGGCCGCGCGACGTGGCGCACGCGATGGGCGTGAGCCTTCGAACGCTCGAGTCGCGCTTTCGCGCGGCCCGCGGGCGCACGGTGGCGCAGGAGATCGCGCGGGCCCGCCTGGCGCACGCGCGCCTGTGCCTGGAGGAGGGGCTGCTGCCGCTGCCCGTGGTGGCCCGCGAAAGCGGCTTCGGCAGCTACGCGGCCATGCGGCGCGCCTTCCGCGTGCTCGCGGGCACCACGCCCGGCGCGGTGCGCACCGAGGCGGCGCTGCGCCGCCTGGGCGCGCCCGAGGCCGAAACCTATCGCAAGCGTCCGCGCCGCACCGCGCGCGTGCGGTTGCCCAGGCAGTGA